The nucleotide sequence CGGGTGGCCGGCCGACATAGTCAGGCGGCGATGCGGGTGGCGATTCGGACGGCGTCCTCGAGCTCCGCACGCGGCACCCCGTACTCCTCAGCGACGACGTCCAGCGGCTCACCAGATCGGAACAGCGCCAAGGCGTCTTCGAGACGGGCCCCGCCCCGGGCGAAGATCGGCTGGCCGAAGCCGCGGTCCAGGTCGACCACCACCTCCGCCACCTCGTACGCCGGGAGCCGGATGAGCTGCACGTAGCCGTCGTCGGCGAACTCGAGCCGGCGCAGGTAGGCCTCGACGACCGAGTGAAACACCCGCTGATCGCTCCGCACCACCACGAGCTCTCGCGCCGCACGGGCCGCCTCCGCGTCCTCGCCGGTCTCGCCGGTCTCGCCGGTCTCGCCGTAGTCGTACAGCACCTCGGCGCCGTCGGTGTACAGCCGGCTCGAGGCCAGCGCGTGCTGCAGCCCCAGCACCTTGTCCAGCCGGGCCAGTGCCGGCCGAATGCGCTGAAGCGGCACGCCCGCACGCCGCATCGCGGTGAGCACGAGCCCCTCCGCCAGCCCGACGAAGGGGATGACCGGGCCTCGTCCCGGAGACGGGACAGTGGTGAGCACCGGGAAACCGGTCACCGCCGGTCGTCCCTTGCCAGCGCGCCGGTAGCCCTTCGCCCACGTCGCCAAGGTGGAGGCCGGGACGTCGAGGTAACGCGCTGCCTCCGCCACCGTGTAGAGCAGCGAGGAGAACCGGTCGAGCGCGGAGGGCGCATCGCCGAGGAGAGCGGTCATGATGGTCCACCTCCTGACTCCGGCTGTCCCTCCATCTTGTCCCACGAGCCACCGACAACGGCAGCGCCCGGGCCGTACGAGGTCCACGAAGTGCAGCGATGTGCATCATGATTCACACCGTTATGGAACAACCGCCGCGCCCAAGCAGGCACTCAAGGACGTGCTGGTCGGGCGCAGGACGGTTGACGCGCCGCCTATGGGAGCACAGAGGCCAGACACCACGGAAACGGCAGTACGAGCGGCATCGCCCCCCACGAGCACCGTTCCCAGGAGCGCCCACGCTTCCCGAGACGTTCGGCAGGTTCAGGCCGAACACCCGACACCCTTTCGCTCTCGGAGCACCTCCCGCGACGCCGCAGAGCCGCGACTACCCTCCGTGCGTGACAAGATCTGCCTGGCCGACCGGGGAGCGGCCCTGGACAGTTCGCTCTCGGACGTGATCAGTACTTCTGAAGAATCAGCAGACCGGTAACAGGAGGACTGAGTGCGGATCGGCATACCCCGGGAGTCGCGGCCGGGCGAGAGCCTGGTAGGCGGCACCGCGAAGAGCGCCGCCCAGCTCGTCGACCTGGGATACGAGGTCGTCGTGGAGGCCGGGGCCGGCCAGGCCGCCGACCAGCCGGACGAGGCCTTCGCGGCGGCCGGTGTGCGCGTCGTCGGCAGCGCCGACGTCTGGGCCAGCGACATCGTGGTGAAGGTCAACGCCCCGACGCCGGAGGAGGTCGCGCGGCTGCGGCCCGAGGCGACCGTGGTCGCGCTCATGGCGCCGGGCCGGAGCCCGGAGCTGCTGGAGCAGCTCCAGGAGGCCGGCGTGACCGGCCTGGCGATGGACGCTGTCCCGCGCATCTCGCGCGCGCAGTCCATGGACGTGCTGTCCTCCATGGCGAACGTCGCCGGTTACCGGGCCGTCATCGAGGCGGCCCACGAGTTCGGCCGCTCGTTCAACGGGCAGGTGACCGCCGCCGGCAAGGTCCCGCCCGCGCGGGTCTTCGTTGTCGGGGCGGGGGTCGCCGGGCTGGCCGCGATCGGTGCCGCCGGCTCCCTGGGCGCCGTCGTCCGGGCGTTCGACGTGCGCCCTGAGGTGGCCGAGCAGGTGCAGTCGCTCGGCGGCCAGTTCGTCACCGTCGAGATGGAGCAGGAGACGAGCACCGATGGCTACGCCAAGGAGATGACGACCTCCCAGCAGGCGGCCACGGCGGCCCTGTACGACGAGGAGGCGAGGGCTGCCGACATCGTCATCACCACCGCTCTCATCCCGGGCCGGCCGGCGCCGCGGCTCATCACCGCCGAGACCGTGCGCGGGATGCGGCCCGGCTCGGTCGTGGTCGACATGGCGGCCGCCTCGGGCGGCAACGTCGAGCCGTCGCAACCGGACCAGAAGGTCGTCGAGAACGGCGTGAAGGTCCTCGGCTACACCGATCTGGCCGGAAGACTCGCGGCGCAAACCAGCCAGCTCTACGGCACCAACATCGTGAACCTCTTCAAGCTCCTGACCCCGGGCGGCGACGGCCGGCTCGTCCTCGACATGGACGACGTCGTGCAGCGCGCCATCACCGTGGTCCTGCGCGGCCAGGCGATGTGGCCGCCGCCGCCGGTGCAGGTCAGCGCTGCCCCCCCGGCGCCGGCATCGGCCATGACCTCGCCGGCCGCCGACCCGGCGGCAAGCGACCCGACGACGACCGCCCCGGGGACCAGGACTCCGCGGGGCGTGTACGCCGCAGCGCTGGCGGCGGTGCTGTTCGCCGGCCTGGCCGCCTTCTCGCCGGACGCCTTCCTGTCCCACTTCACCGTCTTCGTTCTGGCCTGCTTCGTCGGCTACTACGTCATCTCCAACGTCGCGCCGGCGCTGCACACGCCGCTGATGAGCACGACGAACGCCATCTCCGGGATCATCCTCGTCGGCGGCATGCAGCAGGTGGGCAACACCGACCCGGTGGTTGCGGTGCTGGCCGTCATCGCCGTCGTCTTCGCCAGCATCAACATCTTCGGCGGCTTCCTGGTGACGGACCGGATGCTCAACATGTTCCGGAAGGCCTGACCCGTGACCGAGTTCCTGACATCGGACCGGCCCACCGGGATCGTCCGGGCCGCTTACCTCATCGCAGCCGTCCTGTTCATCGCCGCCTGCGCCGGGCTGTCGAAGCACGAGACCGCCAGGCGGGGCAACCTCGCCGGCATGGCCGGCATGGTCGTCGCGCTGCTGGCGACCCTGCTGGTGGTGGCTCGCCAGGCCGAGCTGCCCGACCCCGACGGCCAGTGGCGCGGCCTCGGCGCCACGCTCGGGCTGATCGCCGCGGCGGTCCTGGTTGGCGCCGCATTCGGTGCCTGGCGGGCCCGCACGGTCCCGATGACCGGCATGCCCGAGCTGATCGCGCTGTTCAACGCTTTCGTCGGGATCGCGGCCGTGCTCGTCGCTTACAACAGCTACTTGCAGCCCGGCGAGCTCGCCGGAGGGTCCGAGGGCATCCACCTCGTCGCGGTGTACCTCAGCGTCTTCATCGGAGCCCTGACCTTCACCGGGTCGATCGTGGCCTACCTGAAGCTGAGCGGGCGGATGAAATCCACCCCGCTGGTGCTGCCTGCCCGCCATCTGCTCAACCTGGTCGTCCTGCTCGCGTCCGTCGGCCTGATGGTCTGGTTCCTGCTCGACCGCGAAGAGTTCAGCACCGGCATCGCCGAGGGCGTGGGTCGAGGCGTCGTGCCGCTCGGCGTCATGACCGTGCTGTCGCTCTTCCTCGGCTTCCACCTGGTGGCTGCCATCGGCGGCGGCGACATGCCGGTCGTGGTGTCGGTCGTGAACTCCTACTCCGGATGGGCGGCGGCCGCCGCCGGCTTCACGATCGGCAACGACGTGCTGATCATCACCGGCGCGCTGGTCGGGGCGTCCGGCGCCATCCTCAGCTACATCATGTGCCGCGGCATGGGCCGGTCCTTCCTCGCGGTCGTCACCGGCGGGTTCGGCTCTGACGGCGACCTAGCCGGGGAGGCTCGGGACTACGGCCAACACCAGGAGATCCAGCCGCAGCAGGCCGCCGAGCTGCTCGGCCAGGCCAAGTCCGTCATCATCACCCCGGGTTACGGCATGGCCGTCGCTCAGGCGCAGCACCCGGTCGCGGAGCTGACGGCGAACCTCCGGGCCAAGGGCGTCAATGTCCGGTTCGGCATCCACCCCGTCGCCGGCCGTCTCCCGGGCCACATGAACGTCCTGCTCGCCGAGGCGAAGGTGCCCTACGACATCGTCCTGGAGATGGACGAGATCAATGAGGACTTCGACCGGACGGACGTCGTGCTTGTCATCGGCGCGAACGACACCGTGAACCCGGCCGCGAACGATGAGCCCGGCTCGCCCATCGCGGGGATGCCGGTGCTCGAGGTCTGGAACGCGCGCGACGTCATCGTCTTCAAGCGGTCGATGGCGACCGGCTACGCCGGCGTGCAGAACCCGCTGTTCTTCCGCGACAACACCAGGATGCTCTTCGGGGACGCGAAGGAGCGCGTGCAGGACATCGTCAACAGCATGGTCTGACCGCGAGGAGAACACGCCTCGGGGCGGTTGCCGGACGCTCTGGACAGGGTCCAGGTGGTTCCACGCTCCTGCTGGGCGGCTCCTGGATACACCCGACTTCCGCCAGCGGAGCGTCGCCTCCGTGAGGGCGCGAAACACCCCAGGTACTCCAAGCTGGGGACTTCTGCCCCGGTTGCCCTCGACATAGTGTTCGGCGCCGGCCCTACGCGAACCCGAGCCGCACGCCACACGCTGCGGCCGGCCTCCGCCGCGCGAAGTGACACAGTGAACTCCGGCAGGAGACACGGCTGCAGGCGGTACCACCGACGGCTGCCCCTACGTTCGCGTCGACACCATCGAGACGGCGATTGCCAGCGTGGAGGGGAACTACGAGGCGAGCAACGGGTGGGTGGCTCCTCCTGGCTACCTCGTGGGCTACGAAATGGCCGCCGAACAGTTGAGGCACGGCCCCGATGTCGTTGCTGAAGCTGTCAATGCGGCGGTCAAAGCGCGGGCAGGGTTGGTTGAAGGCGGGCGGCAGGGCGAAGGCCCGGCTCCTCAACGTCGAGGCCATCTGCTCAAACAGCGTTGAACATCGCCGGCGCGCCGAACAACGAAAGGTGGGCGTAGCGGGCCCTGAGTCTGTCGTCGTGGAGCGACATCACGAGTCCCGAATACGAGGAGTGGGAGACCGACAGGCTCGTCGTCGACACATCGAAGTTGACCGCTGCGGAAGCGGCCGACGTAGTTCGTGTCGCTGCGATTGCATGAACAGTCAACCGCCCTGTTCTGCCGGTGTGCCACCGGAGCAACCGCCTGCTAGCTAGGGGAACTGCACGATGGTGCCGTCGGGGTACGTGTGGGGCTTCCGCTGGTTCGGGCTGCTGATCCGGCCCGCCTTCTGCAGAGGCACTAGCGTCTTGGTCTTTACGTGGCTGCTGTGAAACGGCGTCGCCACCACGACATGGTCGATGACGGTCTGGATGGGCACGGCTTGCCCAGCGAAGTGCTCGCAGAGGTGGTCCTGCAGCGGCTGCGTGTCGACGTCGTTGCCGAACAGCACGTCCTGGCCGGCGAAGCGGTCCTCGAAGGTGAAGTTGCCCGACGGGGCGACCCGCCACATGGCCTGCTTCATGCGGTCCAGCCCGAGGGGCTCGCGGGTGCAGTAGAACAGGTCGTAGACACGCTTGCCTCGGTCCTCGTACATGGCGAACGACTGGATGTAGGGGAATCCGCAGACGTCGTGCAGGCGCTGCTTGTAGAGGTCGTGCAGGTATCGACTGCGCGCCGCGCCCGACAGGCTGGCGGCGCTCTTGTAGTCGTCGTTGCCGAACAACGCAGTGAGCCGGTCGTCGATGTTGCCGGCGCCGCACCAGCGCAGGACGGCATCGTGCGCGAAGTAGATCAGCAACTCGCACATGGGGGATTTGGTCAGGCGCTGCACCACTTCCAACGGGGTGTACTTCACACCGACCGGGTCCACGAACGCGAACGTCGGGGCGAGCCGGCCACCGGACGCGTCCAGCTCGTCGATCATTTCGGTCGTCAGCGTCACGAACGTCTTGTTGTCGACGTGGACGCTCACGTTCTTCGGCCAGGGCTGGTGCGCGGCCACGTAGTCGTCGACCAGCGTCTGCAGGTGCTCCGCGCACCCCGCGTCCTGTTCGTTGAACAGCAGGATGAACTCGGTGCGGTCCATGCGGTCGAACACGTTGTGCTCGACCAGGGCTTTGAGAGCGATGAGCGGCGAACCGTCCTCGCCACCTTTGTACCGGCCGGGGCCGCCGAACGCGTCGTAGTAGACGAGGCGGTTGTGCCTCGTCGTGTTCATGATCGCGTACCAGGCGCCCATGTAGTACCGGAGCAGCTCGTGCTTGGCGCCGGTGTGAGGCTCGCGCTCCCACAGCTCGACCGGCTTGCGCTTGCCTGGCGGCATCTGCAGTCCCCTCCGGCCGCAGTGACCC is from Mycobacteriales bacterium and encodes:
- a CDS encoding DUF433 domain-containing protein, giving the protein MTALLGDAPSALDRFSSLLYTVAEAARYLDVPASTLATWAKGYRRAGKGRPAVTGFPVLTTVPSPGRGPVIPFVGLAEGLVLTAMRRAGVPLQRIRPALARLDKVLGLQHALASSRLYTDGAEVLYDYGETGETGETGEDAEAARAARELVVVRSDQRVFHSVVEAYLRRLEFADDGYVQLIRLPAYEVAEVVVDLDRGFGQPIFARGGARLEDALALFRSGEPLDVVAEEYGVPRAELEDAVRIATRIAA
- a CDS encoding Re/Si-specific NAD(P)(+) transhydrogenase subunit alpha — encoded protein: MRIGIPRESRPGESLVGGTAKSAAQLVDLGYEVVVEAGAGQAADQPDEAFAAAGVRVVGSADVWASDIVVKVNAPTPEEVARLRPEATVVALMAPGRSPELLEQLQEAGVTGLAMDAVPRISRAQSMDVLSSMANVAGYRAVIEAAHEFGRSFNGQVTAAGKVPPARVFVVGAGVAGLAAIGAAGSLGAVVRAFDVRPEVAEQVQSLGGQFVTVEMEQETSTDGYAKEMTTSQQAATAALYDEEARAADIVITTALIPGRPAPRLITAETVRGMRPGSVVVDMAAASGGNVEPSQPDQKVVENGVKVLGYTDLAGRLAAQTSQLYGTNIVNLFKLLTPGGDGRLVLDMDDVVQRAITVVLRGQAMWPPPPVQVSAAPPAPASAMTSPAADPAASDPTTTAPGTRTPRGVYAAALAAVLFAGLAAFSPDAFLSHFTVFVLACFVGYYVISNVAPALHTPLMSTTNAISGIILVGGMQQVGNTDPVVAVLAVIAVVFASINIFGGFLVTDRMLNMFRKA
- the pntB gene encoding Re/Si-specific NAD(P)(+) transhydrogenase subunit beta, which codes for MTEFLTSDRPTGIVRAAYLIAAVLFIAACAGLSKHETARRGNLAGMAGMVVALLATLLVVARQAELPDPDGQWRGLGATLGLIAAAVLVGAAFGAWRARTVPMTGMPELIALFNAFVGIAAVLVAYNSYLQPGELAGGSEGIHLVAVYLSVFIGALTFTGSIVAYLKLSGRMKSTPLVLPARHLLNLVVLLASVGLMVWFLLDREEFSTGIAEGVGRGVVPLGVMTVLSLFLGFHLVAAIGGGDMPVVVSVVNSYSGWAAAAAGFTIGNDVLIITGALVGASGAILSYIMCRGMGRSFLAVVTGGFGSDGDLAGEARDYGQHQEIQPQQAAELLGQAKSVIITPGYGMAVAQAQHPVAELTANLRAKGVNVRFGIHPVAGRLPGHMNVLLAEAKVPYDIVLEMDEINEDFDRTDVVLVIGANDTVNPAANDEPGSPIAGMPVLEVWNARDVIVFKRSMATGYAGVQNPLFFRDNTRMLFGDAKERVQDIVNSMV
- the tcmP gene encoding three-Cys-motif partner protein TcmP: MPPGKRKPVELWEREPHTGAKHELLRYYMGAWYAIMNTTRHNRLVYYDAFGGPGRYKGGEDGSPLIALKALVEHNVFDRMDRTEFILLFNEQDAGCAEHLQTLVDDYVAAHQPWPKNVSVHVDNKTFVTLTTEMIDELDASGGRLAPTFAFVDPVGVKYTPLEVVQRLTKSPMCELLIYFAHDAVLRWCGAGNIDDRLTALFGNDDYKSAASLSGAARSRYLHDLYKQRLHDVCGFPYIQSFAMYEDRGKRVYDLFYCTREPLGLDRMKQAMWRVAPSGNFTFEDRFAGQDVLFGNDVDTQPLQDHLCEHFAGQAVPIQTVIDHVVVATPFHSSHVKTKTLVPLQKAGRISSPNQRKPHTYPDGTIVQFP